The following are encoded together in the Aciduricibacillus chroicocephali genome:
- a CDS encoding tRNA dihydrouridine synthase, producing the protein MTDNFWHELPKPFFILAPMEAVTDVVFRHVVTEAARPDVFFTEFTNTESFCHPKGIDSLRGRLTYTEDEQPIVAHIWGDKPEHFREMSIGMAEQGFRGVDINMGCPVANVAGKGKGSGLIRRPDVAAEIIQAAKAGGLPVSVKTRVGYTNVDEWRDWLTHILKQDIVNLSIHLRTRKEMSNVPAHWDMIPEIKKLRDEIAPHTLLTINGDIPDRQTGLELAEKYGVDGIMIGRGIFKNPFAFEKEPREHSSKELLDLLRLQLDLHDKYSKELEPRPFKPLRRFFKIYVRGVRGAGELRNELMSTETTDEVRALLDDFEKQNMDEMKE; encoded by the coding sequence GCATGAATTACCGAAGCCGTTTTTTATATTGGCACCAATGGAAGCTGTAACAGATGTTGTTTTTCGTCATGTAGTAACAGAGGCAGCAAGACCTGATGTTTTTTTCACAGAGTTTACGAATACGGAAAGTTTCTGTCATCCAAAAGGGATAGACAGTTTGCGAGGCCGTTTGACTTATACAGAGGACGAGCAGCCGATTGTCGCTCATATATGGGGAGACAAGCCGGAACATTTCCGTGAAATGAGTATCGGCATGGCGGAACAAGGATTCCGTGGTGTCGATATTAATATGGGCTGCCCTGTAGCAAATGTTGCTGGAAAAGGGAAAGGGAGCGGATTGATCCGTCGTCCGGACGTTGCCGCAGAAATTATACAGGCAGCGAAAGCGGGCGGATTGCCAGTGAGTGTGAAGACAAGAGTCGGATACACAAATGTGGACGAATGGCGTGATTGGCTCACTCACATACTGAAACAAGACATCGTAAATCTATCCATTCATCTTCGTACAAGGAAAGAAATGAGCAATGTGCCCGCTCATTGGGATATGATTCCTGAGATTAAGAAACTTCGTGATGAGATTGCACCGCATACACTTCTCACAATCAATGGGGATATTCCAGACCGTCAAACTGGTTTGGAACTTGCTGAAAAATACGGTGTTGACGGTATTATGATCGGTCGCGGTATTTTTAAAAACCCGTTTGCCTTTGAGAAAGAGCCGAGAGAGCATAGCAGCAAGGAATTGCTTGACCTCTTGAGACTTCAGCTCGATCTTCACGATAAATATTCAAAAGAGTTGGAGCCGCGTCCTTTCAAACCGCTTCGCCGCTTCTTCAAAATTTATGTCCGTGGTGTTCGTGGAGCGGGCGAATTAAGAAATGAATTGATGAGCACAGAAACTACAGATGAAGTCCGAGCACTCCTAGATGACTTTGAAAAACAGAATATGGATGAGATGAAAGAATAA
- a CDS encoding LLM class flavin-dependent oxidoreductase: MKLGILDQTHLVEGISPAEAFRQTVQMAQFADQLGLERYWVSEHHGSDVIVGAAPEVLASFLLAKTERIKIGTGGVMLTHYAPFKVAEQFKVMSALAPGRVNLGVGRAPGGAHLSTIALKGGRSLEDGWKRDTEGFPSQIDELLEYMEDELPEAHPLSGHLFAAPRIGRKPEIWVLGTSPSSGRMAAEKGLPFAFAQFIQYAPGVMEEAIHTYAEHFKPSRYLDSPQALVTMKAIVAESDAEAEYLARSALHVDFWKHRSKNERFINPDKALADVRTEKEWQEVEDLKATYLIGSKETVTRQIADLSTRLPIKELMAITPIFDIKKRKRSVELLEEAVKTVGK; encoded by the coding sequence ATGAAACTTGGCATACTTGATCAGACACATCTAGTTGAAGGCATTTCGCCTGCAGAAGCATTCCGGCAAACAGTACAAATGGCGCAATTCGCAGATCAGCTCGGTCTGGAACGCTATTGGGTTTCAGAACACCATGGTTCGGATGTAATTGTCGGAGCCGCTCCTGAGGTTCTCGCAAGCTTCCTTTTAGCAAAAACAGAGCGTATCAAAATCGGTACAGGTGGTGTCATGCTTACCCACTATGCTCCTTTTAAAGTAGCTGAACAGTTCAAAGTGATGAGTGCTCTGGCACCTGGACGAGTGAATCTGGGGGTTGGCAGGGCACCGGGCGGGGCGCATCTTTCAACCATTGCACTTAAAGGCGGCAGATCACTAGAAGATGGCTGGAAGCGGGATACTGAAGGTTTTCCAAGCCAAATCGATGAATTGCTTGAGTATATGGAGGATGAATTGCCTGAGGCTCATCCGCTCAGCGGTCATCTGTTCGCTGCACCGCGCATCGGTCGAAAACCGGAAATTTGGGTGCTTGGGACAAGTCCCTCTTCGGGAAGAATGGCGGCAGAGAAAGGTTTGCCATTTGCCTTTGCCCAGTTTATTCAATATGCGCCAGGTGTGATGGAAGAAGCGATCCACACATACGCTGAGCATTTCAAGCCTTCGCGATATTTGGATTCGCCCCAAGCATTAGTGACAATGAAAGCGATTGTGGCGGAAAGTGATGCAGAAGCGGAGTATCTTGCAAGAAGCGCACTGCATGTGGATTTTTGGAAGCATCGTTCCAAAAATGAACGCTTTATCAATCCTGACAAAGCACTGGCAGATGTTCGAACAGAAAAAGAATGGCAGGAAGTTGAGGATTTGAAGGCAACCTATCTAATTGGATCTAAAGAAACCGTCACCAGACAAATTGCTGATTTATCAACACGCCTTCCCATCAAAGAGCTGATGGCAATTACTCCAATTTTTGATATAAAAAAACGAAAGCGTTCCGTGGAACTTCTAGAAGAGGCTGTCAAAACTGTTGGAAAGTAG
- a CDS encoding YjcZ family sporulation protein — protein MGYAGGAAGGYGGGYGGGFALIVVLFILLIIVGAAFVY, from the coding sequence ATGGGCTACGCTGGAGGAGCTGCAGGCGGATACGGCGGTGGATATGGCGGCGGATTTGCGCTTATCGTCGTATTGTTCATCCTTTTGATCATCGTTGGAGCTGCTTTTGTTTACTAA
- a CDS encoding YjcZ family sporulation protein, with the protein MSEAVGVGGFGTGAGFALLVVLFILLIIIGASYVGYGY; encoded by the coding sequence ATGAGTGAAGCAGTTGGAGTTGGTGGATTCGGTACAGGTGCAGGCTTTGCGTTGCTCGTCGTATTGTTCATCCTTTTGATTATTATCGGCGCGTCATACGTAGGCTATGGCTATTAA
- a CDS encoding PTS sugar transporter subunit IIC, translated as MEIVKGTILLLIVLACFTLFSYKAPRGMKAMGALASAAIATFLVEAFQRFVGGDLLHIDFLGKVGDAAGSMGGVAAAALVALAMGVSPVYALMLGAACAGLGLLPGFIAGYLISFVVKKIEEKVPDGLDLIVAIVVATPLVRLLAVWVNPLVDATLLNIGGIITKTTDASPIVMGIILGGVITVVATAPLSSMALTAMLGLTGTPMAIGALAVFGSSFMNLVFFHRMKFGNRKTTISVAIEPLSQVDIISANPVPIYVTNFLGGATAGIIIALAGLVNDATGTATPIAGFAVMYGFNDPIKVTIIALSCAISSALWGLLGSYIFRNYKIRRLEDLV; from the coding sequence ATGGAAATAGTCAAAGGAACGATTTTGCTGCTCATTGTACTAGCCTGTTTTACACTATTCAGCTATAAGGCACCGAGAGGCATGAAGGCAATGGGAGCACTTGCGAGTGCGGCCATTGCGACATTTCTTGTAGAAGCATTTCAGCGATTTGTTGGTGGAGATTTACTTCATATTGATTTTCTCGGCAAGGTAGGAGATGCAGCAGGGAGCATGGGCGGTGTCGCTGCAGCTGCACTTGTTGCTCTTGCGATGGGCGTCTCACCTGTATACGCACTCATGCTTGGCGCTGCATGTGCAGGGCTTGGTCTTCTGCCGGGATTCATCGCAGGATACCTCATTTCATTTGTTGTAAAAAAAATTGAAGAGAAAGTTCCGGATGGACTTGATCTGATCGTCGCTATCGTTGTTGCTACTCCACTTGTTCGTCTGCTGGCGGTTTGGGTAAATCCGCTCGTTGATGCGACTTTATTGAATATTGGCGGCATTATTACGAAGACGACTGATGCAAGCCCTATTGTAATGGGGATTATCCTAGGAGGGGTCATTACTGTAGTTGCTACTGCGCCTCTTAGTTCGATGGCTTTGACAGCAATGCTTGGGTTGACGGGTACGCCGATGGCGATTGGAGCCCTAGCTGTATTTGGTTCTTCGTTTATGAATCTAGTCTTTTTCCATCGTATGAAATTCGGCAATCGCAAAACAACTATATCTGTAGCGATTGAGCCGTTATCCCAAGTTGACATCATTTCTGCTAATCCGGTTCCAATCTATGTAACTAATTTTCTTGGTGGGGCGACTGCGGGGATTATTATTGCGCTTGCTGGTCTCGTAAATGACGCAACAGGTACGGCTACCCCAATCGCTGGATTTGCGGTCATGTATGGCTTTAATGACCCGATTAAAGTGACAATCATCGCCCTTAGCTGTGCGATAAGCAGCGCACTCTGGGGGTTGCTCGGTTCATACATATTCAGGAATTATAAAATCAGACGTTTAGAAGATCTCGTTTGA
- a CDS encoding sensor domain-containing diguanylate cyclase, with product MKKSASLRTRLSIIFGLTVLCLILILSLVIGQRSVVQVQNEIGGALGETAQSLGDTVDRYMWARYGEVMVLSELKSLKEPEDLGEVRALIHQLKLNFPSFSWIGFTDKNGKVLESSDDILKGVDISERPVFMNAKDGPFIGDVHDAVLLAKLLPNPSGEAMKFVDISIPIHNNKGEFIGVLATHLSWEWVKELRDTVKATIQNRENLEFFIVSDKSNDIILGPKNMLGKKLEVKSTKLAQHGDINGWTVEKWPDGKEYLTGYVKTTGYKQYDGLGWTILARQPADVAYAPAKELRMYMIFWGIALSILGAGVGWLIASKVVQPIQKLTAVADQLRLGRKVHVPHYKGVGEIEILSDSLRRLVTDLSTTETALEQMEKIAQHDTLTGLPNRKAYEYYLEKASDQYETLTILFMDLDGFKGINDKYGHHAGDQLLIETAARLKENIRAGELVSRLGGDEFVIVLTADKEPVKNGKKVGERMIQAINEPYFIDGELMHVGASIGGAVWNAGAGLIEEVVKLADGVLYEVKREGKNKVKFNNLAE from the coding sequence ATGAAAAAATCTGCGAGTCTGCGAACAAGGCTCTCAATCATCTTTGGATTAACCGTGCTTTGTCTAATTCTTATTTTGAGTCTTGTCATAGGGCAACGATCAGTTGTACAAGTTCAAAATGAAATTGGAGGAGCGCTCGGCGAAACAGCCCAATCACTCGGTGATACTGTTGATCGCTATATGTGGGCACGATATGGTGAGGTCATGGTATTGAGTGAACTCAAATCATTGAAGGAACCGGAAGATCTCGGTGAAGTCAGGGCGCTGATCCACCAGTTGAAATTAAATTTCCCTTCCTTTTCGTGGATTGGATTTACGGATAAAAATGGAAAGGTTTTGGAATCCTCAGATGATATTCTGAAAGGAGTGGATATCTCTGAGCGTCCTGTATTTATGAATGCGAAGGACGGTCCTTTTATTGGAGATGTGCATGATGCCGTTCTGCTAGCTAAACTGTTGCCGAATCCAAGCGGCGAAGCGATGAAATTTGTTGATATTAGCATACCGATTCACAATAATAAAGGCGAATTTATCGGTGTTTTGGCAACACATCTTAGTTGGGAATGGGTTAAGGAATTACGTGATACGGTGAAAGCTACAATTCAGAATCGGGAAAACCTTGAATTTTTCATTGTCAGTGACAAAAGCAATGATATTATACTCGGACCAAAGAATATGCTTGGAAAGAAGCTTGAAGTAAAGAGTACGAAGTTGGCGCAGCATGGCGATATAAATGGATGGACTGTGGAAAAGTGGCCGGACGGAAAAGAGTATTTGACAGGCTATGTAAAAACAACAGGCTATAAACAATATGATGGACTCGGCTGGACCATACTTGCTCGTCAGCCTGCTGATGTGGCATATGCGCCGGCGAAAGAACTGCGAATGTATATGATTTTTTGGGGAATTGCGCTTTCAATACTTGGAGCGGGAGTCGGCTGGCTTATAGCAAGTAAAGTCGTCCAGCCAATCCAAAAGCTGACTGCAGTTGCCGACCAGTTGCGGCTTGGACGAAAAGTGCATGTACCCCATTATAAAGGGGTCGGCGAGATTGAAATTTTGTCTGATTCGCTTCGACGCCTTGTCACAGATTTGTCCACGACAGAAACGGCACTTGAACAGATGGAAAAAATCGCCCAGCATGACACCCTTACGGGATTGCCAAATAGGAAGGCTTATGAATATTACTTGGAAAAGGCTTCTGATCAGTATGAAACGCTTACGATTCTTTTCATGGATCTCGATGGATTCAAAGGGATTAATGATAAGTACGGACATCATGCTGGGGATCAGCTGCTCATTGAGACGGCGGCAAGGCTAAAAGAGAATATACGAGCCGGTGAACTTGTCTCACGCCTTGGCGGGGATGAATTTGTCATTGTTTTGACTGCCGACAAGGAACCAGTTAAAAACGGAAAAAAAGTCGGTGAACGGATGATCCAAGCAATCAATGAACCTTATTTTATTGATGGAGAGTTAATGCATGTTGGAGCAAGCATTGGTGGAGCGGTCTGGAACGCAGGAGCTGGATTAATCGAAGAGGTTGTAAAACTTGCCGATGGCGTACTATACGAAGTGAAGCGAGAAGGTAAAAATAAAGTGAAATTCAATAATTTGGCCGAATAG
- a CDS encoding MFS transporter, whose translation MKGEFIGQRVVAIAFITLMGAFGLNLAAGQFFAPLSNSFGWSLTTISLAVSINMITWGIFQPIMGKMIDRFGPKPVIAGGASIMGISFLLMATITEIWQFYFYYGILTAIGFAACGSMANSVLISRWFIKKRPMMLARSSMGMNIGQLLLLPLTGFLIGTSGFKSAFLTLGLIMLIVVVPLITFMTKNEPAEVGQYPDNNEETVFSAPVSSRLSEALRNKTFWIASLGFATCGFTLYMTTMHLPKLAVDLGGAESLGGQLLGLAAFASAISMWLTGQWTSKFGKKRLLLTLYSIRFLSFIWLATATTVWQLYVFAIVYGLASMPVIPLVTGVIGERFGKNAMGLILGSVWLIHQAAAASGVFIAGYLRSIYGSYTPSIWLGAAVLAFGALITAFMKNDEQQSVHPGKEMLTGS comes from the coding sequence ATGAAAGGGGAATTCATCGGCCAGCGTGTAGTAGCCATAGCTTTCATTACTTTAATGGGTGCGTTTGGGTTAAATCTTGCTGCCGGACAGTTCTTCGCACCGCTTAGCAACTCATTCGGCTGGAGCCTGACAACAATCAGCCTCGCTGTCTCAATCAACATGATTACATGGGGCATTTTCCAACCTATAATGGGGAAAATGATCGATCGGTTCGGTCCTAAGCCTGTCATTGCCGGAGGTGCCTCTATAATGGGGATATCCTTCCTGCTCATGGCAACGATCACAGAAATATGGCAGTTCTATTTCTATTACGGAATCCTTACAGCAATCGGCTTTGCTGCCTGTGGTTCCATGGCTAACTCCGTACTCATTTCACGCTGGTTCATAAAGAAACGTCCAATGATGCTTGCTCGCAGTTCCATGGGCATGAATATTGGTCAACTCCTGCTACTCCCCTTGACAGGTTTCCTCATTGGTACGTCCGGATTCAAATCAGCTTTTCTTACACTCGGACTTATTATGCTTATCGTTGTCGTACCTCTTATAACCTTCATGACAAAAAATGAACCGGCTGAAGTTGGTCAATACCCGGATAATAATGAAGAAACCGTTTTCTCTGCTCCAGTCAGTTCCCGTCTATCTGAAGCTCTCCGTAATAAGACATTCTGGATTGCGAGCTTGGGATTTGCGACATGTGGCTTCACACTTTATATGACGACAATGCATTTGCCAAAACTTGCAGTTGATCTAGGTGGTGCAGAATCACTAGGTGGTCAACTGCTAGGGCTAGCCGCTTTCGCCAGTGCAATATCCATGTGGCTTACAGGCCAATGGACGAGCAAATTCGGTAAAAAGAGGTTGCTTCTCACACTTTATTCCATTCGTTTTCTCTCCTTCATCTGGCTGGCAACTGCAACAACTGTCTGGCAGCTTTACGTATTTGCTATTGTTTATGGCCTTGCTTCTATGCCCGTTATTCCGCTCGTCACCGGCGTAATCGGTGAACGATTTGGTAAAAATGCTATGGGATTGATACTTGGTTCGGTCTGGCTAATCCATCAGGCAGCTGCGGCATCAGGAGTTTTCATCGCTGGCTATTTGCGTTCGATTTATGGTTCCTATACCCCTTCAATCTGGCTTGGCGCTGCAGTTCTTGCCTTTGGGGCTCTCATTACCGCTTTCATGAAAAATGATGAACAGCAATCCGTACATCCCGGAAAGGAAATGCTTACAGGAAGCTGA
- a CDS encoding purine-cytosine permease family protein, whose product MTEKYVNNVQEAQDDYSLDRVPRKARTMGWLSVTNITFGIATAIFYFQMGSVMALQFGAANAIVSSIYAIVVAGILGTFIVYLSAKSGMNVNLLARGGGFGYIGASLTSLIYASNFIMYCAFEGLILVSAVHTFFPVIPEWALIVFFGSLVIPLNWFGIKQLDKLQKWSLPIFGLFLLTAIVVSIFTPSNYDGSVLSFMPSGASFGGTSLLMCIGMHNGIIGLTALLSSDYARFLKPSDLKKGSIAVGFIPQIFSYGVMGGLGIWFGVRLGNPNPGVYIVMLLGIGGALFTMLTQLRINVTNIYSSSLSLSNFFENVFKFTPGRRFWVFVAGLTSMGLMLGGIVDHLSTVMTFQGVFLLAWAAVLVADAMIVKKLLNIGPAHYEARQQYLYKWNPVGVVSLLIASVLGTIAALGYMGDFLQNTAAFFAALLAAVLTVVIAVTTKGNYYLNSLPEDVEREDMIA is encoded by the coding sequence TTGACAGAAAAATATGTGAACAACGTACAAGAAGCGCAGGATGATTATTCACTTGACCGTGTCCCACGAAAAGCACGGACAATGGGATGGCTCAGTGTGACGAATATTACATTCGGCATTGCAACAGCTATCTTCTACTTTCAGATGGGCAGTGTAATGGCTCTGCAATTCGGAGCGGCGAATGCGATTGTTTCATCAATTTACGCAATTGTCGTAGCCGGCATTCTCGGAACATTCATCGTTTACCTTTCAGCGAAATCCGGCATGAATGTCAACCTGCTTGCGCGAGGCGGAGGTTTCGGCTATATCGGTGCTTCACTGACTTCTCTTATATATGCATCGAATTTCATTATGTATTGTGCATTCGAAGGGCTCATACTCGTATCCGCTGTACACACTTTCTTCCCCGTTATACCTGAGTGGGCGCTCATCGTCTTCTTCGGTTCACTTGTCATCCCTCTGAACTGGTTTGGCATCAAGCAATTGGACAAATTGCAGAAATGGTCTTTGCCAATTTTTGGACTATTCCTATTGACAGCCATTGTCGTATCTATCTTCACCCCTTCCAATTATGATGGATCTGTTCTTTCATTCATGCCTTCCGGGGCATCATTCGGCGGTACATCCTTGCTTATGTGCATTGGTATGCATAATGGTATTATCGGCCTAACCGCTCTGCTTTCATCAGATTACGCTCGTTTCTTGAAGCCTTCTGATTTAAAGAAAGGCTCTATAGCAGTCGGTTTTATTCCGCAAATCTTCAGTTATGGTGTGATGGGCGGGCTTGGTATCTGGTTCGGCGTTCGCCTTGGGAATCCGAATCCCGGCGTTTATATCGTCATGCTCCTCGGAATCGGCGGCGCCTTATTCACAATGCTTACTCAGCTGCGTATCAATGTAACGAACATTTACAGCAGCTCGTTGTCACTTTCTAACTTCTTCGAGAATGTTTTCAAATTCACTCCAGGCAGAAGATTCTGGGTATTCGTAGCAGGCCTCACTTCAATGGGCCTAATGCTTGGCGGCATTGTCGATCATTTGAGTACAGTCATGACGTTCCAAGGTGTTTTTCTGCTTGCCTGGGCTGCAGTGCTTGTCGCTGACGCTATGATTGTAAAGAAACTGCTAAACATTGGCCCAGCACATTATGAAGCGCGCCAGCAATATTTATACAAATGGAATCCAGTCGGTGTCGTTTCTCTGTTGATTGCTAGTGTGCTTGGAACAATCGCTGCACTTGGATATATGGGTGATTTTCTCCAAAATACGGCAGCATTTTTCGCTGCTCTTTTGGCAGCTGTGCTTACAGTTGTAATTGCGGTCACAACAAAAGGTAATTACTATCTCAACAGCCTGCCTGAAGATGTTGAACGGGAAGACATGATCGCATAA
- a CDS encoding formate/nitrite transporter family protein, producing the protein MAFHSPEKVANIALKAGVKKANLPMQKTLVLGFLAGAYIAFGFLLDIRVTGNLPENVWGSLSSFIGASVFPVGLIFVLIAGGELLTGNMMAVASARFGNKITTLQIVKNWIVVTISNFVGAVFVAYFFGHYLGLMEGDFLAKTASVAGSKIKDSFWQAFVSGVGANWLVCLAVWLNFAAKDVAGKILGIWFPIMTFVALGFQHIVANMFIIPAAIMGGHYTWGDYFINFVPVWLGNAIGGAIFVGLLYWVSYSRDQEVF; encoded by the coding sequence ATGGCCTTCCACTCTCCTGAGAAAGTTGCCAACATCGCTTTGAAAGCCGGGGTCAAAAAAGCAAACCTACCAATGCAGAAGACGCTGGTGCTTGGCTTTCTCGCTGGTGCTTATATTGCATTCGGCTTCCTGCTTGATATTAGGGTAACTGGCAATCTCCCTGAAAACGTTTGGGGGTCTCTATCCTCATTCATCGGAGCTTCCGTGTTCCCTGTCGGTCTTATTTTTGTCCTCATAGCAGGCGGTGAATTGCTTACCGGCAATATGATGGCTGTTGCGAGTGCACGCTTTGGCAATAAGATTACAACTTTACAAATCGTAAAAAATTGGATCGTTGTCACAATCAGTAACTTTGTCGGTGCTGTCTTTGTTGCTTACTTCTTCGGCCACTATCTCGGTCTTATGGAAGGTGACTTCCTTGCCAAAACTGCATCTGTCGCAGGTTCAAAAATTAAAGATTCTTTTTGGCAGGCGTTTGTTTCCGGTGTCGGAGCTAACTGGCTCGTCTGTCTTGCAGTGTGGCTTAATTTCGCGGCCAAGGATGTAGCTGGAAAAATACTCGGCATCTGGTTTCCAATTATGACCTTCGTCGCTCTCGGCTTCCAGCACATCGTTGCCAATATGTTCATCATTCCGGCTGCCATCATGGGCGGACATTATACTTGGGGAGATTATTTTATTAACTTTGTCCCTGTGTGGCTCGGGAATGCGATAGGTGGGGCGATTTTCGTCGGCTTGCTATATTGGGTGTCCTACTCACGAGATCAAGAAGTATTTTAA
- a CDS encoding glycine betaine uptake BCCT transporter translates to MKKITSVFYYSIALVLATVIFGMVAPGSFEDITANLQSFISSSFGWYYLITVIAIVAFCIFLIFSPIGAIKLGKPGDTPDYSRPTWFAMLFSAGMGIGLVFWGAAEPLSHYIDPPLATPETAQAYKESMRYTFFHYGIHAWAIYGIVALALAYFNFRKGEPGLISATLKPLFGKKMNGGWGTFIDVFAVFATVFGVATTLGFGAAQINGGLKYLFGIPVNFTVQLIIVLIVTVLFLLSAWSGLGKGIKYLSNANMYLAIGLFALVFIVGPTVLSLDIFTDTIGSYIQNFFQMSFRIAPLNEQHREWVNSWTIFYWAWWISWSPFVGLFIARVSKGRTIREFLIGVLLLPSLVSFLWFAVFGTTAIEADNAAGGIISKLPTEQVLFAVFEQMPWSWVLSIVALILIGTFFITSADSATFVLGMLTTNGSLMPPNRIKIIWGVLQSAVALVLLYSGGLQALQNALIAAALPFSIIMILMMISLYKSLSIEQKELGLYHKIKHPKKKSEKA, encoded by the coding sequence ATGAAAAAAATAACGAGTGTCTTCTATTATTCCATAGCGCTTGTTCTTGCGACGGTCATCTTCGGCATGGTCGCACCGGGCAGCTTTGAGGATATCACCGCAAACCTCCAAAGCTTTATCTCTTCATCTTTTGGATGGTACTATCTCATCACTGTTATCGCGATTGTCGCGTTCTGCATCTTCCTCATATTCAGTCCGATTGGGGCGATCAAACTTGGTAAGCCGGGAGATACACCGGACTACAGCCGTCCAACCTGGTTTGCGATGTTGTTCTCGGCCGGAATGGGAATTGGTCTTGTATTTTGGGGAGCTGCCGAGCCGCTATCCCACTATATTGATCCTCCGCTTGCAACACCAGAGACAGCGCAAGCGTATAAAGAATCAATGCGCTATACATTTTTCCATTATGGAATCCATGCGTGGGCCATTTATGGCATTGTTGCACTGGCGCTTGCCTATTTCAATTTCCGAAAAGGGGAGCCGGGCTTAATTTCGGCAACGTTGAAGCCGTTATTCGGCAAAAAAATGAATGGTGGCTGGGGAACGTTCATTGATGTTTTCGCTGTTTTTGCAACAGTATTTGGTGTAGCGACGACTCTTGGTTTCGGAGCGGCACAAATAAACGGCGGTCTTAAATACTTGTTTGGAATTCCAGTCAATTTTACGGTACAGCTCATCATCGTACTCATCGTGACCGTTTTATTCCTTCTTTCAGCCTGGTCTGGACTTGGAAAAGGGATAAAATATTTGAGTAACGCGAATATGTATCTGGCAATTGGGCTCTTCGCTCTAGTGTTCATCGTAGGTCCGACTGTGTTAAGCCTTGATATATTTACAGACACAATCGGCAGCTATATCCAGAATTTCTTCCAGATGAGTTTCCGAATTGCGCCGCTTAATGAACAGCATCGTGAATGGGTGAACTCATGGACAATTTTCTACTGGGCATGGTGGATTTCCTGGTCACCATTCGTCGGTCTGTTCATCGCAAGGGTTTCAAAAGGCCGGACAATCCGTGAATTCCTGATTGGTGTACTACTGCTGCCTTCACTTGTTAGTTTCCTATGGTTTGCTGTATTCGGAACGACAGCAATTGAGGCTGATAATGCTGCAGGGGGCATCATCAGTAAGTTGCCGACAGAGCAGGTTCTTTTCGCGGTGTTTGAACAGATGCCGTGGTCGTGGGTTCTATCCATTGTGGCATTGATCCTGATCGGTACGTTCTTCATTACTTCCGCCGACTCAGCGACATTCGTGCTCGGTATGCTGACGACTAATGGCAGTCTGATGCCACCAAATCGTATCAAAATTATTTGGGGTGTCCTGCAGTCAGCCGTCGCGCTTGTCCTTTTGTACAGTGGAGGACTGCAAGCGTTGCAAAATGCGCTTATAGCAGCCGCACTGCCATTCTCGATAATTATGATTTTAATGATGATTTCATTATACAAATCACTTTCTATTGAACAAAAAGAGCTTGGTCTGTACCATAAGATCAAGCATCCGAAGAAAAAAAGTGAAAAAGCTTAA
- a CDS encoding YwbE family protein yields MDGTRRANLAKGTRVRVVQKQDQRTGKLTEGVVQDILTNSAQHPRGIKVRLADGIIGRVQEIVE; encoded by the coding sequence ATGGATGGAACGAGAAGAGCCAATCTTGCCAAAGGAACAAGAGTTAGAGTTGTTCAGAAACAGGATCAGCGCACTGGAAAGCTGACTGAAGGAGTTGTCCAAGACATTTTGACGAATTCAGCACAGCATCCGCGTGGCATCAAAGTCAGACTTGCAGACGGCATCATAGGCCGAGTGCAGGAGATTGTTGAATAA